A genomic segment from Janibacter sp. DB-40 encodes:
- a CDS encoding sigma factor-like helix-turn-helix DNA-binding protein, which produces MHISSSAPNDSVPLDDLTTVLEWARFSAGAGTWRGVEQVLTRPAPADVTEAVERLRDTEIAPADGQDPMDLLSEWQQGLDPRESDILTHRLLKLGPGRRTLDEIGQAHGVTRERVRQLESRLLTRFREKLAQPRFRAVRWALFQFESGLGAFAPEAEVPLDEDSADAGAFRLMLHVSGYVHDAELAAIRRNDFRLPQPDALPLVGEGPVVDEAGLEEQLTQDGVALQHLPFAIEHIAGIRRLEGSLVLWPRNIARKGVAVLALRGRPMTTDEIADVIDEDFNRRGFRDRVFNEPRVMRSSRHHVALRAWELPEYGGVVPAMIERLGSGPAVLSDLAQDLSMAFKVSPNSVLMYSAAPVFRTHKGMIELRPADDPFVPTNAPETVAGLYRLDTDRLAWHLRVDHDVLRGSGRAVPDEIGIFLAGAPPLSLQLKNTGRDIAFTWAETSHVGPSIGSIRELALGAGSHEGVLLRLVLDRTDHSVTAHVVETTSPDGDPPEMLAQLTGIGEQHLASQTAFAKTVGAGHDDLVELLRSRGDGAVADLVDTLPTH; this is translated from the coding sequence ATGCACATCAGTTCGTCAGCGCCCAACGATTCCGTCCCTCTCGACGACCTCACGACGGTCCTCGAGTGGGCTCGATTCTCTGCGGGCGCAGGGACGTGGCGAGGCGTCGAGCAGGTGCTGACCCGGCCGGCTCCTGCTGATGTCACCGAGGCGGTGGAGCGTCTGCGCGACACCGAGATCGCGCCAGCTGACGGGCAGGACCCCATGGACCTGCTGAGCGAGTGGCAGCAGGGTCTCGACCCGCGAGAATCGGACATTCTCACCCACCGCCTGCTCAAGCTCGGGCCAGGTCGCAGGACCCTTGATGAGATCGGCCAAGCGCATGGCGTGACCCGTGAGCGGGTGCGACAACTCGAGTCGCGCCTCCTCACGCGCTTCCGGGAGAAGCTCGCACAACCTCGATTTCGTGCGGTCCGGTGGGCCCTCTTTCAGTTCGAGTCGGGTCTGGGTGCCTTCGCGCCGGAGGCAGAGGTGCCACTCGACGAGGATTCCGCCGACGCGGGAGCCTTCCGACTGATGCTCCACGTGAGCGGCTACGTCCACGACGCCGAGCTCGCCGCCATTCGCCGTAATGACTTCCGGCTCCCGCAACCTGATGCGTTGCCGCTCGTGGGCGAGGGCCCGGTCGTCGACGAGGCGGGACTCGAGGAACAACTCACTCAGGATGGTGTCGCGCTCCAGCACCTCCCCTTCGCCATTGAACATATTGCCGGTATCCGTCGCCTCGAGGGGTCACTCGTCCTGTGGCCTCGCAACATCGCCCGCAAGGGGGTCGCTGTCCTCGCCCTGCGGGGCCGACCGATGACCACGGACGAGATCGCGGACGTCATCGACGAGGACTTCAACAGGCGAGGATTCCGTGACCGGGTCTTCAACGAGCCGCGGGTCATGCGGTCCAGTCGCCACCACGTAGCCCTACGCGCGTGGGAACTGCCGGAGTACGGAGGGGTCGTTCCTGCGATGATCGAGCGCCTGGGAAGTGGTCCGGCTGTCTTGTCCGATCTCGCGCAGGATCTGTCGATGGCCTTCAAGGTCTCGCCCAACTCGGTGTTGATGTACAGCGCAGCACCGGTCTTCCGCACCCACAAGGGCATGATCGAGTTGCGGCCGGCTGACGACCCCTTCGTCCCGACCAACGCACCGGAGACTGTCGCCGGCCTCTATCGCCTCGACACGGACCGGTTGGCCTGGCACCTGCGCGTCGACCACGACGTCCTGCGCGGTAGTGGTCGCGCCGTGCCCGACGAGATCGGCATCTTCCTCGCCGGCGCTCCCCCGCTGTCGCTGCAACTGAAGAACACTGGCAGGGACATCGCCTTCACGTGGGCGGAGACCAGTCACGTGGGGCCATCGATCGGATCCATCCGCGAGCTCGCTCTCGGGGCCGGGAGCCACGAAGGGGTTCTGCTCCGGCTTGTCCTCGACCGGACTGACCACTCCGTCACAGCCCACGTCGTCGAGACCACCTCCCCGGACGGCGATCCGCCAGAGATGCTCGCCCAACTCACCGGGATCGGCGAGCAGCACCTCGCGAGCCAGACGGCATTCGCCAAGACCGTCGGCGCGGGCCACGACGATCTTGTCGAGCTTCTGCGCAGTCGCGGTGACGGTGCCGTGGCCGACCTCGTCGACACGCTTCCAACGCACTGA
- a CDS encoding helicase-related protein — protein MPNIYDNLDHTTMLGPALRTSLEHFETVDAATGYLDLRGWDSLADVVEAKAFEEGDPPVARVLVGMVAPADSQQLLDSLKEQVQPPAYGADIVDMDRARERRDQLVKHLRNQLMRGLATAKGQQTLQTLKGQLQTGRVQMKVFTQRPLHGKTYIFHAPDDPFASKWGYVGSSNLTGAGLHNNLELNIDVQDSDATAKLATWFDEQWEDPFSLPITEEIIELIANSWAEQDQPTPFEVYLKVCHALSQDARDGMGYVLPKSMSTLLLDYQENAVRTLSRRIVRRGGTMLGDVVGLGKTLTAVATALMLQAAEDYSTLVLCPKNLEKMWNEHLEKYDITGRVVPYSMAEKVLPELKRFNLVICDESHNLRNNSTVAYEAIHDYIRANSSKVLLLTATPYNLAFTDVANQLALYIDEDDDLGFTPSAALAKDPNLRTKVDGKIDTLAAFRLSEEPEDWRRLMSDHLIRRTRSFIKRTARTETVRGPDGSLVEREYLQFANGAKFHFPTRVATPISHPFSRDDPARLMEDEATLDAVRDLELPRYRLADYEDPKARKTDEDRTILEDIRSGRGNVSGFVRIGLFKRLSSSGHSFVLSLQRQRARNELFIYAIEAGKPIPIGSLSNRQVMVSDEDVEANADTGGSLATRYEAMVDSAPAKTRWINSGVFKPTLRAELEQDNEAINDMLDRFGNWDASRDSKINALIDLLAHDHKGEKVLVFTEYSDTASYVASALTAAAINNVGLATGDSENPSDLARRFSPESNLLPGQDSTTPVTVKDPIDVLVATDVLSEGQNLQDSHIVVNYDLPWAIIRIIQRAGRVDRIGQKSDVVNVYLITHEKIEEQINLRKRIKHRLGAAAQAFGSDERFFGGDEEVRILDDLYKGRVGDDEEAEADVDAVSEAWLVWSQAQDKHPAITQKVLTMQDMVHTTRDQRLNEPGGSVSCFVSTESGVDAFATASITPDGQGSTKLLTPLEAMTLFRAEPTTPTVAIREDHFEWEAELVHGPLHIESLAAGNLKGIRKWTWQRLGGTVFGNAAGPGLDALHERPLTAHATVRLTQARRNKYSLDDLAALIAQLHGEDRLVIGTRDSDTIKIVCSLGVQNA, from the coding sequence GTGCCAAACATCTACGACAACCTGGACCACACAACCATGCTTGGTCCCGCTCTGCGCACCTCGCTTGAGCACTTCGAGACGGTCGACGCGGCGACCGGCTACCTGGACCTGCGGGGTTGGGACTCGTTAGCGGACGTGGTCGAGGCCAAGGCGTTCGAGGAAGGCGATCCTCCGGTGGCACGGGTGCTGGTCGGGATGGTTGCCCCAGCGGATTCACAGCAGCTGCTGGACTCCCTCAAGGAGCAGGTGCAGCCGCCAGCCTACGGAGCCGACATCGTCGATATGGACAGGGCCCGGGAGCGGCGCGACCAGCTCGTCAAACACTTGCGCAACCAGTTGATGCGCGGCCTGGCAACCGCCAAGGGCCAGCAAACCCTCCAGACGCTCAAGGGCCAGCTCCAAACGGGCCGTGTCCAGATGAAGGTGTTCACCCAGCGGCCCCTGCACGGCAAGACCTACATCTTCCACGCACCGGATGACCCATTCGCGAGCAAGTGGGGCTACGTCGGGTCCTCCAACCTGACCGGCGCCGGCCTGCACAACAACCTCGAGCTGAACATCGACGTCCAGGACTCCGACGCAACAGCGAAGCTGGCCACCTGGTTCGACGAGCAGTGGGAGGACCCCTTCTCGCTACCCATCACCGAAGAGATCATCGAGCTGATCGCCAACTCGTGGGCCGAGCAGGACCAGCCCACCCCCTTCGAGGTCTACCTCAAGGTCTGCCACGCCCTGAGCCAAGACGCCCGTGACGGCATGGGCTATGTCCTTCCGAAGTCGATGAGCACCCTGTTGCTCGACTACCAGGAGAACGCCGTGCGGACGCTCTCCCGGCGCATCGTGCGCCGTGGGGGGACCATGCTCGGCGACGTCGTCGGTCTGGGCAAGACGCTGACCGCCGTCGCGACCGCTCTGATGCTGCAGGCCGCCGAGGACTACTCCACCCTCGTGCTATGCCCCAAGAACCTCGAGAAGATGTGGAACGAGCACCTCGAGAAGTACGACATCACCGGCCGCGTGGTGCCCTACTCCATGGCCGAGAAGGTGCTGCCGGAACTGAAGAGGTTCAACCTCGTCATCTGCGACGAGTCGCACAACCTGCGCAACAACAGCACCGTCGCCTACGAAGCGATCCACGACTACATCCGCGCCAACAGCTCCAAGGTGCTGTTGTTGACCGCGACCCCGTACAACCTGGCCTTCACCGACGTGGCCAACCAGCTCGCCCTGTACATCGACGAGGACGACGACCTGGGCTTCACGCCCAGCGCGGCCCTGGCCAAGGACCCAAACCTGCGGACCAAGGTCGATGGCAAGATCGACACCTTGGCTGCCTTCCGCCTCTCGGAGGAGCCCGAGGACTGGCGACGGCTGATGAGTGACCACCTCATCCGCCGCACCCGCTCCTTCATCAAGCGCACCGCCCGCACCGAAACGGTGCGCGGCCCGGACGGCTCGCTCGTGGAACGGGAGTACCTGCAGTTCGCCAACGGGGCGAAGTTCCACTTCCCCACCCGCGTCGCCACCCCGATCAGCCACCCTTTCAGCAGGGACGACCCGGCCCGGCTGATGGAAGACGAGGCGACCCTCGACGCTGTTCGTGATCTCGAGCTGCCCCGCTATCGCCTCGCGGACTACGAAGACCCCAAAGCACGTAAGACTGACGAGGACCGAACGATCCTCGAAGACATTCGCTCAGGGCGTGGCAATGTCAGCGGCTTTGTGCGCATCGGCCTGTTCAAGCGGCTCAGCTCCTCGGGGCACTCCTTCGTCCTGTCCCTGCAGCGTCAACGGGCCCGCAACGAGCTGTTCATCTACGCCATCGAGGCTGGCAAACCGATTCCTATCGGTTCATTGAGCAACCGACAGGTGATGGTCAGCGACGAAGATGTCGAGGCCAACGCCGACACGGGTGGAAGCCTCGCCACCCGGTACGAGGCCATGGTCGACTCCGCACCGGCCAAGACCCGCTGGATCAACTCCGGCGTCTTCAAACCAACACTGCGGGCCGAACTCGAGCAGGACAACGAGGCCATCAACGACATGCTCGACCGGTTTGGCAACTGGGATGCCAGTCGCGACTCCAAGATCAACGCGCTCATCGACCTACTCGCGCACGACCACAAGGGTGAGAAGGTCCTGGTTTTCACTGAGTACAGCGACACCGCGTCCTACGTCGCCTCCGCCCTCACCGCGGCGGCCATCAACAACGTCGGGCTGGCCACCGGTGACAGCGAGAATCCGTCGGATCTTGCCCGTCGCTTCTCCCCAGAGTCCAACCTTCTCCCCGGGCAAGACTCCACCACCCCGGTGACGGTGAAGGACCCGATCGATGTCCTCGTAGCTACCGACGTTCTCTCCGAGGGACAGAACCTGCAGGATAGCCACATCGTCGTCAACTACGACTTGCCGTGGGCGATCATCCGCATCATCCAGCGCGCCGGCCGCGTCGACCGCATCGGACAGAAGTCCGACGTGGTCAACGTCTACCTGATCACCCACGAGAAGATCGAAGAGCAGATCAACCTGCGCAAGCGGATCAAGCACCGCCTGGGTGCAGCAGCCCAAGCCTTCGGCTCGGACGAGCGCTTCTTCGGCGGCGACGAGGAAGTCAGGATCCTCGACGACCTCTACAAGGGCCGCGTCGGCGACGACGAGGAAGCCGAGGCCGACGTTGACGCCGTCAGCGAAGCCTGGCTGGTCTGGTCTCAAGCGCAGGACAAGCACCCCGCCATCACCCAGAAGGTCCTGACCATGCAGGACATGGTCCACACCACCCGCGACCAGCGCCTCAACGAACCCGGCGGATCGGTCAGCTGCTTCGTCTCGACCGAGTCGGGGGTCGACGCATTCGCCACCGCCAGCATCACCCCCGACGGGCAGGGCAGCACCAAGCTCCTCACCCCGCTCGAAGCGATGACCCTCTTCCGCGCCGAACCGACCACCCCGACCGTGGCGATTCGCGAAGACCACTTCGAGTGGGAAGCAGAACTCGTCCACGGACCCCTACACATCGAATCCCTGGCGGCAGGCAACCTCAAAGGCATCCGAAAGTGGACCTGGCAACGACTCGGTGGCACCGTCTTCGGCAATGCAGCCGGCCCCGGCCTCGACGCCCTCCACGAGCGGCCACTCACAGCCCATGCGACGGTGCGTCTGACGCAGGCGCGACGCAACAAGTACAGCCTCGACGACCTCGCAGCGCTCATCGCCCAACTGCACGGCGAAGACCGCCTCGTCATCGGCACACGAGACTCCGACACCATCAAAATCGTCTGCTCACTGGGGGTACAGAACGCATGA
- a CDS encoding ADP-ribosylglycohydrolase family protein produces the protein MRVGLPHLSSEAQVFWAARIDEAESQDPSIFTPNGYVVSALQAAWSAIHHTPVPDEMACLHLQHTLDTAIRIGNDTDTVAAIAGGLLGARWGASAVPAAWRRIVHGYPGRTAEDLVELAFLATRGGEPNGYGWPGCEYIPYWQAHLPVLVQHPFDEGVWLGNVKALDDLPQEITAVVSLCLTGSKQVPAGVLQVPFRLIDEPEREANLNVEHVITDAARTVADLRAEGHQVLIHCVAAESRTPTVGIAYAMIGGVDVETATKGSARLCPTLHPIEVLSVLREVLPDR, from the coding sequence GTGCGCGTTGGGCTGCCTCACCTGTCGAGCGAAGCCCAGGTCTTCTGGGCCGCTCGCATCGACGAAGCTGAGTCCCAGGATCCGTCGATCTTCACCCCCAACGGCTACGTCGTCAGCGCGTTGCAGGCGGCGTGGTCGGCGATCCACCACACGCCGGTCCCGGACGAGATGGCGTGCCTGCACCTGCAGCACACCCTCGACACCGCGATCCGGATCGGCAACGACACCGACACCGTCGCGGCGATCGCCGGCGGCCTCCTCGGTGCTCGGTGGGGAGCCTCGGCGGTGCCCGCTGCATGGCGTCGGATCGTCCACGGCTACCCGGGCCGTACGGCGGAGGACCTCGTCGAGCTCGCCTTCCTCGCGACACGCGGCGGAGAGCCCAACGGGTACGGCTGGCCCGGCTGCGAGTACATCCCGTACTGGCAGGCCCACCTGCCGGTCCTCGTGCAGCACCCTTTTGACGAAGGGGTGTGGCTCGGCAACGTCAAGGCGCTCGACGACCTGCCGCAGGAGATCACTGCCGTGGTCAGCCTCTGCCTCACTGGCTCGAAGCAGGTCCCAGCTGGCGTGCTTCAGGTGCCCTTCCGCCTCATCGATGAACCAGAGCGCGAGGCGAATCTCAACGTCGAGCACGTCATCACCGACGCTGCCCGGACCGTGGCCGACCTGCGGGCCGAAGGCCACCAGGTCCTCATCCACTGCGTGGCCGCCGAGTCGCGAACCCCCACGGTGGGCATCGCCTACGCCATGATCGGCGGTGTGGATGTGGAGACCGCGACGAAGGGGTCTGCGCGGCTATGCCCGACGCTTCATCCAATCGAGGTTCTGTCCGTCCTCAGGGAGGTCTTGCCTGACAGGTGA
- a CDS encoding bifunctional RecB family nuclease/DEAD/DEAH box helicase, which translates to MFIIGDQLHWSAGDLTTAAVCEYALLRRLDDAMGWSPKVAAAEDPLQAHIARLGIAHEERILTAWLQDRDVAVLDHVSAPFSRDGIDAARSATLAAFRSEADVLYQATFCDGEFFGYADFVERADDGWRVCDAKIARSAKPKALIQLGAYADQIQRAGLPLSSTVSLLLGDGARADFPTADVLPVFAERRERLRGLIAEHRAGGVAVTWGDDRYVACTRCPECEQAAADADDLIVVAGLRTEQRSKLRSAGIHTVGGLASATTAPVGMRQATFAKLRSQAAMQWQQMQAGGDVSYELIDGAAETLSRLPAPSPGDVFFDFEGDPLYDEGDPTRAGLEYLWGVLDTDEVYTATWAHSAAEEREAFVTFMDDLAARRSAHPDMHVYHYAPYETTALKRLAMRYQTKEKELDDLLRSEVFVDLYATVRGSVRVSQPSYSIKKLEPLYMGDQLRESDVADGAGSIAAYVEYRDLRETDPREADRRLVSLADYNEYDCLSTLRLRDWLLERAAEAGVRDQIGPRAIDEQGEELSEHDPLFVTLMARSGPEQRPDRTAEEQAYAMLATSLDYYRRERKQFWWEHFERLNHPISEWSESRDVFVVESAEVFADWAVPEGKAKNPRRTLRLVGDWAPGSAPSAQVQVVYPTPAPPRSMGPEGAPFASAAVAGLEVDADDPRILLLTESRPAADTFADLPCALVPGFPPQTKSIEEAIAEVAERATSAHSLPCTSAFDLLARRTPRLDRAGAALPHHESQIDSIVDALRSMSNSYVAVQGPPGTGKTYSGSRVIKRLVEEDGWRIGIVAQSHAVVENMLGGVVKAGLDPALVGKDKKKTQSPTPTWSLVDKVSKYIDEHANTGCVVGGTVWDFTNEKTVPRGSLDLLVVDEAGQFSLVPTLAASVAADRLLLLGDPQQLPQVSQGTHAEPVDESALGWIMGEHDTLPRDHGYFLAETYRMHPALCEPVSVLSYDGELQPAPAAGERRLDGVEPGIGVVSLPHSGNRTHSSEEADAIVAKVQRLLGREWTDPDDASTPRGLGEGDFLVVAPYNAQVMCIREALAGAGLSGVRVGTVDKFQGQEAPVVLVSMTASSHGDVPRGMDFLLSRNRVNVAVSRAQWRSVIVRSDALTAFMPSRVEGLLELGAFIGLCREGSTPGHGVRSSWTATRDNSIRPESSRQ; encoded by the coding sequence ATGTTCATCATCGGCGACCAACTCCACTGGAGCGCGGGCGACCTCACCACAGCGGCAGTGTGCGAGTATGCGCTGCTCCGTCGACTCGACGACGCCATGGGGTGGTCGCCGAAGGTTGCCGCCGCCGAGGATCCCCTTCAGGCGCACATCGCCCGGCTTGGCATCGCGCACGAGGAGCGCATCCTCACCGCTTGGCTCCAAGATCGCGATGTCGCGGTCCTCGACCACGTGTCGGCCCCCTTCTCGCGGGATGGCATTGATGCCGCCAGATCGGCGACGCTCGCGGCCTTCCGGTCCGAAGCAGACGTGCTCTATCAAGCGACCTTCTGCGATGGTGAGTTCTTCGGTTACGCCGATTTCGTCGAGCGTGCCGACGACGGGTGGCGGGTGTGTGACGCCAAGATCGCGCGCTCCGCCAAGCCCAAGGCCCTCATCCAGCTCGGTGCCTACGCCGATCAGATCCAGCGCGCCGGTTTGCCGCTGTCCTCCACGGTCTCCCTGCTGCTGGGCGACGGTGCGCGGGCGGACTTCCCCACGGCCGACGTGCTGCCGGTCTTCGCGGAGCGAAGGGAGCGACTGCGCGGCCTCATCGCGGAACACCGGGCCGGTGGAGTGGCCGTCACATGGGGCGACGATCGCTATGTCGCGTGCACCCGATGCCCCGAGTGCGAGCAGGCTGCCGCTGACGCCGACGACCTGATTGTGGTCGCCGGGCTGCGCACCGAGCAGCGGAGCAAGCTCCGGTCGGCGGGCATCCACACAGTCGGCGGGCTCGCCTCCGCGACAACTGCCCCTGTAGGCATGAGGCAGGCGACCTTCGCCAAGCTTCGCTCCCAGGCAGCCATGCAGTGGCAGCAGATGCAGGCGGGCGGCGACGTGAGCTACGAGCTGATCGACGGGGCGGCCGAGACACTCAGCCGCCTGCCGGCACCCTCGCCCGGCGACGTGTTCTTCGACTTCGAGGGTGACCCCCTGTACGACGAGGGCGACCCCACCCGGGCTGGCTTGGAGTACCTGTGGGGCGTGCTCGATACCGACGAGGTCTACACCGCGACCTGGGCCCACTCCGCGGCCGAGGAGCGTGAGGCCTTCGTGACCTTCATGGACGACCTCGCCGCACGCAGGTCCGCCCATCCCGACATGCACGTCTACCACTACGCCCCCTACGAGACGACGGCTCTCAAGCGCCTCGCGATGAGGTACCAGACCAAGGAGAAGGAACTCGACGACCTGCTTCGCTCCGAGGTCTTCGTCGACCTGTACGCGACGGTGCGCGGATCCGTCAGGGTCTCTCAGCCCTCCTACAGCATCAAGAAGCTCGAGCCTCTCTACATGGGCGACCAGCTTCGCGAGAGCGACGTCGCCGACGGCGCCGGGTCCATCGCGGCCTATGTCGAGTACCGCGACCTGCGGGAGACAGACCCCCGAGAGGCAGACCGGCGACTGGTCTCCCTCGCCGACTACAACGAGTACGACTGCCTCTCGACATTGCGTCTGCGCGACTGGCTCCTCGAGCGGGCTGCCGAGGCCGGCGTGCGCGATCAGATCGGTCCACGCGCCATCGATGAGCAGGGGGAGGAGCTCTCGGAGCACGACCCCCTCTTCGTCACCCTCATGGCTCGGTCCGGCCCGGAGCAGCGCCCGGATCGCACTGCCGAGGAACAGGCCTACGCGATGCTGGCGACATCTCTCGACTACTACCGTCGAGAGCGCAAGCAGTTCTGGTGGGAGCACTTCGAGCGTCTCAACCATCCCATCAGCGAGTGGTCAGAGAGTCGTGACGTCTTCGTCGTCGAGTCGGCCGAGGTCTTCGCGGATTGGGCAGTGCCCGAGGGGAAGGCCAAGAACCCCCGTCGCACCCTCCGTCTGGTGGGCGATTGGGCTCCCGGAAGTGCGCCGAGCGCCCAGGTGCAGGTCGTCTACCCGACACCCGCTCCGCCGAGGAGTATGGGACCGGAGGGCGCTCCCTTCGCCTCGGCAGCCGTGGCAGGGCTCGAGGTCGACGCCGATGACCCACGCATCTTGTTGCTCACCGAGAGCCGCCCGGCAGCGGATACTTTCGCGGATCTGCCGTGCGCACTGGTACCCGGGTTTCCTCCGCAGACCAAGAGCATCGAGGAGGCCATCGCAGAGGTGGCCGAGCGTGCGACCTCGGCCCACTCACTTCCATGCACGAGTGCCTTTGACCTGCTGGCTCGTCGTACTCCGAGGCTAGATCGCGCGGGGGCTGCCCTGCCGCATCACGAGTCGCAGATCGACAGCATCGTCGATGCGCTGCGTTCGATGAGCAACTCATATGTCGCCGTGCAGGGCCCGCCTGGGACTGGTAAGACGTATTCCGGCTCGCGGGTGATCAAGCGGCTCGTCGAGGAGGACGGGTGGCGCATCGGGATCGTCGCGCAGTCGCACGCGGTCGTCGAAAACATGCTGGGCGGCGTCGTCAAGGCTGGCCTGGACCCCGCTCTCGTTGGCAAGGACAAGAAGAAGACGCAGAGCCCAACCCCGACGTGGTCCTTGGTGGACAAGGTGTCGAAGTACATCGACGAGCACGCAAACACGGGATGCGTCGTCGGGGGGACAGTGTGGGACTTCACCAACGAAAAGACGGTGCCACGTGGCAGTCTCGACCTGCTCGTCGTCGACGAGGCCGGACAATTTTCCCTCGTTCCGACGCTCGCCGCGTCGGTGGCGGCCGATAGGCTCCTCCTGCTGGGCGACCCACAGCAGCTGCCACAAGTCAGTCAGGGCACTCACGCGGAGCCCGTCGACGAGTCCGCACTTGGCTGGATCATGGGGGAGCACGACACCCTGCCCCGGGACCATGGCTACTTCCTCGCGGAGACCTATCGGATGCACCCCGCGCTCTGCGAGCCGGTCTCGGTCCTGTCCTACGACGGTGAGCTCCAGCCCGCGCCGGCGGCAGGGGAGCGCCGACTCGACGGGGTGGAGCCCGGCATCGGCGTCGTCTCGCTCCCGCACTCGGGTAACCGGACCCACTCGAGCGAGGAGGCCGACGCGATCGTCGCCAAGGTGCAGCGGCTGCTTGGCCGGGAGTGGACCGACCCCGATGACGCGAGTACCCCGCGGGGTCTGGGCGAAGGCGATTTCCTCGTCGTTGCGCCCTACAACGCGCAGGTCATGTGTATCCGTGAGGCGCTGGCTGGCGCGGGTCTCAGCGGAGTGCGGGTGGGGACGGTCGACAAGTTCCAGGGCCAAGAGGCCCCGGTGGTACTCGTGTCGATGACCGCTTCGTCCCACGGTGACGTGCCGCGGGGTATGGACTTCTTGCTGAGCCGCAACCGGGTCAATGTTGCCGTATCACGTGCCCAGTGGCGCTCTGTCATCGTCAGATCAGATGCGTTGACGGCGTTCATGCCGAGCAGAGTTGAGGGGCTCTTGGAACTGGGAGCCTTCATCGGTCTGTGTCGCGAAGGCTCAACTCCGGGTCACGGAGTGAGGTCATCGTGGACGGCAACCCGCGACAACTCGATCCGGCCCGAGTCGTCGCGCCAGTAG